From the genome of Sporomusa sphaeroides DSM 2875:
AACGAACTTGTCTGTTTTAATGGCACAGTTATGGTGCTGTGTGGCGATACGCCGCTGCTGACCGGAGAACTCCTGCGCACACTCTATGCAGAGCATACTCAGGCTCAGGCGGCAGCAACCGTGCTGACGGCTATCATGCCTGAACCGGCAGGGTATGGACGGGTTATCCGGGATACTGCCGGACAGGTTGTTAAAATTGTCGAGCACAAAGATGCCGGCCCGGCCGAACTGGCAGTGAAAGAAATCAATACCGGCATCTATTGTTTTGAGGCAAAACTGCTGCTTAAGGCGCTGGAGGGTTTGACCTGCAATAATGCTCAGGGCGAGTATTATCTGACAGATGTTATTGCTATTTTAAACAGCCAGGGGCAGAAAGTATGGGCAGTGAGTGCTGCCGACCACCGTGAGACTATGGGGATTAATTCCCGGGTTCACCTGGCAGAAGCCGAAGGTATAATCAGGCGGCGCAAGCTGGAAACACTGATGGAAAATGGTGTTACCATTATGGACCCGAACAGCACTTTTATTGATTCTCAGGTAGAAATCGGGCCTGATACCATTATTTATCCGTTTACCTGGATTGAGGGCTGCAGCCGGATTGGTGCCAATTCCGTCATCGGACCAAGCAGCCGTCTTGCCGATACCATTGTCGGTGATGACAGTATTCTTCACTTCACTTATGCGCATGACTGCACGGTTGGCAATCATGTAACCGTCGGTCCTTATGTCCATCTCAGGCCGCACACCGAACTAAAAGACGGAGTTAAAATCGGAAATTTTGTGGAAGTGAAAAATACGCTTGTCGGTGAAAGCAGCAAGATTCCCCATCTCAGTTATATTGGCGACACCGATATGGGGGCCGGCGTCAATATCGGCTCAGGCACTATCACGGTCAATTATGATGGCAAAAACAAACATCGCACTACTATTGAAGATGACGCCTTTATTGGCTGCAATACGAACCTGGTGGCACCGGTTACTGTTGGGCAGGGTGCCTATGTGGCGGCAGGCTCCACCATTACCAAAAATGTTCCCCCCGGTTCTCTGGGAGTAGCACGCGCCCGTCAAAATAATATTGAGGGTTGGGCGGAAAAACAGCGGAGGTAATTAAAAAAATGGATAAAAAACGATTGCGGATATTCAGCGGCAACGCCAATCCGGTGTTGGCTCAGGAGATTGCCGCTTATCTTGGTTTGACAGTGGGAGATGCTTTTGTCGGCCGGTTTAATAACGGCGAAATTCAGGTTATGATTGACGAGAGCGTGCGCGGCACCGATGTATTCATCGTTCAGCCGACAAACTACCCGGTAAATGACAATATGATGGAATTACTGATTATGATTGATGCCGTTAAGCGGGCTTCGGCCAGAAATATTACGGCAGTTATTCCTTACTATGCTTATGCCCGTCAGGATAGGAAAACGCGTGGCCGTGAGCCTATTTCAGCGAAGCTTATGGCCAACCTCTTAACGACAGCCGGCGCTACCCGGGTTGTCACCATGGACCTCCATGCCGGGCAGATTCAGGGTTTCTTTGATATTCCGGTGGATAACCTGCCGGGTGTGCCTACGCTGGCCGAATATATCATGTCCCTGAACCTGGAAGATTTGGTTGTAGTGTCGCCGGACTTAGGCGGTGTATCGAGAGCGCGGCAATTTGCCGACAGGATGCACGCTCCGATAGCCATTATTGAAAAACGCCGGCCGGCTCCGGGGGTTGCCGAAGTGATGAACCTTATCGGCAATGTCGAAGGGAAAACCGCTGTTATTGTTGATGATATTGTCGATACAGCCGGTTCACTGACCGAAGGGGCCAATGCCTTAACCAGAATGGGTGCCAAAACGGTATATGCCTGCTGTACCCACGCCGTCTTAAGCGATCCGGCAGTAGAGCGTATTGCGAAATCTAATATTACTGAACTTATTGTTACTAATACTATCCCCATGCCGGAAGCCAAACTGCATCCCAAGATCAAGGTATTGTCGGTTGCGCCGCTGTTAGGGGAAGCCATTATTCGTATTTTTGGCGAACTATCGGTTAGCAAGTTGTTTGACAACTAAGGCTATAAGGGAGGCAATGCAATAGGGCGCGAATATCGCGCCCTATTTGTAAATAAACATCTATATGAGCAGCTATTGGATTACCCGGGCTCAGCCGGCTGATATTGCGGCCATTGCCCGCTTATTTACTGAGAGCTTTTTAAGCAGTGTGCTGCACCATTGCGGTGGCCGCTTGCCTAAACCGCAGGCGATGGAAGATGTCTTCAGCCTGGTTTATGCCGCTGAGCCGGAGGCGGCGCTGATTGCCAAGGATGAGACCGGACGGCTTATTGGTTATTGTTTTGCCCCTGTACGCTTAAAGCGCCTGTGGCGTCAGGCCATTACCGGCGGACATCTGATTAAATGGGCCTGGCGCTGGCTGACAGGCCAATATGGTTTTGGCCTGCATCCGGTCAAAATAATTATTCTCAATAAACTGGCCTTTCTGCGCTCTGCCGCTACTCCCGGCAAAGCCGCCAATGCCCGCATTTTATCCGTTGCGGTGGCCGCTGATGCACGGGGGCGGGGGATTGCCAGCGCTCTTATGGTTGAGGCTGATGCCTATTTTCGCCAGCAGCAGGCGAGAAGGGTGCGCCTGGAGGTAAGACCGGACAATCATTCGGCCATCAGAGTTTATGAAAAGCTGGGATATTATTCCGGCGGGACGACCTATGACTCTCAGGGTCCGTGGCTTATCATGTTCAAAGATTTTTCCTGAAACGAGGGTAGTATGCTATGTTTGACACCAATGTCCGGCTAATCAGCATGCTGGGATTATTGACCGTGGTAGTGACCATCGGTTTGGTACTGGATTACTTTCGCATCATCAAACGACCGGTTCGCCTTGGTCTGAGTATAGCAGTGCTTGGCATTATTATCGGTTTTGTTTTGACTTTGAATGCCGTAATGCCTAGAAATCACTTTTACGGGCCGGTATATTCCGAAATCAGGACAAGCCAAAAGCTGGTGGCGCTTACTTTTGATGACGGGCCATATCCGCCCTATACCGGTCAGCTGCTTGATTTATTAAAGGAAAAGCAGGTACCGGCCACCTTCTTTGTTGTCGGCCAAAATGTCGCAAAACATCCTGAGCTGTTGCGGCGGATTGTCGCCGAAGGACACCAGGTAGGCAACCATACATATAATCATGTTGATTTGCTGAAAGCCGACCGTCAGGCTATCATTAGCGAGATTGAAAAAACCAATCAGGTGATTGCCGATGTTATTGGTTATGCGCCCCATGTCATGCGCCCGCCGCATGGCTTCCGGGATGCTGTTGTCATGGACATTATGGCCGAATATAAGCTAAAGGTAGTCGAATGGTCGGTTGCCAGCCGCGATTGGGTTAATCCGGGAGCTGAGGTAATTGCCGAGCGGACGTTAGGCAAGATAAAAAACGGCTCAGTCGTCCTGCTGCATGATGGTGACGGGGTTGCTGCCAAGCTGCCGCGTTCCCAGACGATAGCGGCGACCCGGATCATTATTGACAGGCTGGCGGCCGAGGGCTACCGGTTTGTTACGGTTGATGAAATTCTCAACATGTCGGAGGAATAAATGAAAATTGTTGTAGGTCTGGGTAATCCCGGACAGGAATACAGCGCCACCCGCCACAATATCGGCTTCATGGCGGTAGATAAACTGGCAGAGCGGTGGACGGTCACCGCCTGGCGTGAGCGTTATAACGCGCAGGTGGCCGAATACCGGGGCGAGGAAACGGTTTTATTAGTAAAACCGCAAACCTTTATGAATTTAAGCGGCCGTGCGATAGTACCGCTGGCTGCTTTCTATAAAGTTGCCTATGAAGATATTATTGTTATCTATGATGACCTGGATTTACCTGTCGGACGGCTGCGCCTCAGACTGAAGGGCGGTTCAGGCGGACATCGCGGGATAGAATCACTCCTGTATGAGTCAGGCAAAGATGACTTTTCCCGGGTGAGAATTGGCATTGGGCGGCCGCCGCAGGGCTGGGAGACAGCAAACTATGTGCTGGGACGGTTTTCGCCGGAGGAAGCGCCTGTTATCAGAGAGGCTCTGGGACAGACCGCTGATGCTGTCGAATGCATTATCAAAGAAGGCTTTTCCAAGGCCATGAATACATTTAATAAAGGGTAACAAAATCATGCTTACAACACTTTACGCGGATAAAAACGGAGAAATATTTGATGCTCCCGGTTGTCCGGCGGCGGGGCGTCTGGGAGAAACCTGTCTGGCCTTGCGGCCGGAAGACATGATTCCGCTGCCGGAAGGGGCGCAAATGATGTTTCTGCCGGGACGGGATGCGCTCTGCATGGCAGACGGCGCTGTCCGCAAGCTAAAGGGACGCCTGGCGGTGGCCGCTATGCTGCCTGTCGGCTATACCCGCACCTTGCTGCCTGCTTATACAAACCGTCCGAATGCACCGCAGCTGCCCTTATATGGCTATACGGCAGCCGCACTGGTTAATGATGAGATTTATGTGGCCGCACACAAAACAGCAGATAACGCCAAATGGCATCCTTACCGCTATAACACCCCCGGCTTAAAGAAACGGGTAGCGCAGGTCAAACGGGATTTGCCCAATAACCGTCTGGTAGAGCATTTGGCTAATTGTTCGCTGGTCTGGCACTGCTGTACCGCGCAGAACCTTTTTTACCGGCGGTGGGAAGCCGGTATTCCTGTTTCACCGGCCTGTAACGCCAATTGTCTGGGCTGTATTTCGCTCCAGCCGTCAGAATGCTGCCCGGCACCGCAGAGCAGAATCACGTTTGCTCCCAAGCCGGCAGAAATCGCTGCCATCGGCTTGTACCACCTGACCCATGCGCCTGATCCCATTATCAGTTTTGGCCAGGGGTGTGAAGGTGAGCCCTCGCTGGCAGCTGAGGCTATTGCCGACAGTATTACGCGTATCCGGAGCAAAACGGCACGCGGCCAGATTAACATTAATACCAACGCCGGCTTCACCCAGGGGATCAAAACCATTGCAGATGCCGGTTTAAATAGTATGCGGGTAAGTATTATCAGCGCTTTGCCGGCTACCTATCAGGCTTATTATCAAACACAGTACAGTCTTGATGATGTTAAAAGCTCCATTGCCTACGCCAAACGGCAGGGCGTATATGTCTCACTCAATATGCTGCTGTTTCCCGGGCTTAACGACCGCCGGGAGGAACAGGCTGCGTGGCTGGAATTCCTGGCAGAAACCGGTGTAGACATGATCCAGCTCCGCAATCTTAATTTTGATCCTGATGCCTTTTTGGCAGCCATGCCCGCAGGCGGTCAGCCTGGCGGCATAAGACCTTTCCTCCAAGCCATTACCGACAATTTGCCGGCTGTCAAGCTGGGGAGTTTTACGGAAATAATATAGTGGTTATAGCAAAAAAACGTTTTGTGTTATTGCACAAAACGTTTTACCATTTTGAATTAATAGTGGTAATTAAGCAATTTTGCAAGCTCTTCGGTGTCTGCTAACCTTTTAGTCACCTTTGACCTTGCTGTTTGCGATAATTCTGTTATTAAAAGATCGGCAATATATAGCGGTGCCGTCATCGAATTGTGATAGGATAAGCTGTCATATTCGCAAGGTAATATAATATCCGAGTACGGTACTAACGGTGCGGCAAAGCCATCAGTAATTGTTATTATTGATGGCTTTCTTAATTTTCGGATGGCCTTTACCATTTCTATTGTGGAGTTGGCATAACGTGGCAGGCTAATTACAATCATCAAATCATCGGTGGTAATATTTAAAATTTGATCAATGTCTTGCCCTGCAGGGGGAAGCAGTTCACAATTATCCAGCTGTTGGGCTAAGGATTGGTACAAAAAGAAGGCAATAGTAAAGGAAGTTCTTGCACCCAAGAAATAAATACTTTTAGCTTTTTTAATAAGTCGTATTGATTCTTGAATTACTTCTTCGGTTAGCATTTCCTGAGTATTTTTAATATTATCTATCTGTTTTTCAGCACATTTTGTTATCAGAGAAGTTTCGTTAGCCATTTCCAGGTTCTTTTCGAGCCTGGATTCCGGGGATAACTTTCTCCGGATATAGTTTTGCAGTTCTTTTTGCAATTCGGAATAGCCGCTAAAGCCTAGACTGAAAGCAAAACGCATAACCGTAGTGGTGCTGGTGCCAATACTTGCGGCTATTTGATCAAGGGTTTGAAAAGATGCTTCGACAAGATTATTTTGAATATATTCAGAAACCTGAAGCTGTGCTTTGGTTAAATCATTAGTGCTGCTTTGGATTTTTTGCAATATGTTTAGTTTCATCATACCATCCTAACTCCTGCCAATATCTTTGTTATCTATTATAGTATCTTAATTTATGAATTGGCAATGTTTTTGAATTTTCAGGTCATATTCTTGACATTTGGCAAATGAGGTAGTATTCTAAAATTGCAATTGTAGTATTTAATACAAATTTATTTAAATATTATAGTATTTAATACAATTAAAACAAGCAACCGGGCAATTGTTGAAAGAAGGTAGCAAGTGGTACTTGATGAATGGAAAAAAGGCCTCTCCGTTCTTTGGTCGGTTCAGTTCATTGGTATGAGTGCGATCACTGGTGTTATTTCTTTTTTACCGTTATATGTAGCGCAGCTCGGCATAACGGAAGCTTCGGAAGCGGCAATGTGGTCTGGGGTTCTTGTGGGTTCTGCCGCTTTTTGCGCTGCTATTTCCAATCCCTACTGGGGTGCGATGGCTGACCGCAAGGGCCGGCAGTTGATGGTAGAAAGAGTCTTGTTCCTGTTTGCGTTAATTATCTTTGCGATGGCTTTTGTCTCTAATGTGTATCAACTGCTGTTTTTACGGATACTACAGGGGCTTTGCGGCGGGTTTGTCGCAGCTTCTACCGCATTAGCGGTGAGTATGATACCAAAGGAAAAAATAGCCGCGACAGTGGGAATGCTGCAAACATCTCTTATCATCGGCGGGGCTATGGGGCCAATGCTTGGCGGCTTCATTGCCGACCGCTTCGGTTATCGCCAGCCGTTTATTGCATTTGGCATACTTTGTATAGTGGCACTGGGGGTCACTCATTGGGCAATCACCGAAAAACATTCGCCTGTTCCGGCTGTCGACAAGCCTTCCCTCAAAGCAACCTTTGCTTCTGTGTGGTCAGTAAGTGATTTAAGGCTGATGCTTTTGGTGCAATTCCTTACGCAATTTGCAATACATAGTATTGGTCCAATTTTACCTTTATTTATCCAAACAATCCTATCAACCCCAAACAATCTTGCGAGTATTTCCGGTTCTATTATTGCGATTGTCGGAGTAACCAGTGCGATTGCTTCTGCCAGTATGGGGTTTCTCAGCAAGCATTTTTCTCATAAGCAAATTCTTATAACCGCCTCTTTGCTGGGTGGTATTACGTTTATTGGCCAGCTGGCGGCACAGGATATTATTATGTTGGCTGTTTTGAGAGGTATCAACGGTTTATGCATCGGAGCCATGGTGCCAAGTTCCAATACCATTATTGCTTTTCTCATTCCCGAATCCAAACGGGGGGCTGCCTTTGGGATGACCAACGGGGTTGCTCTCATGGGAAATGTTATTGGCCCTGTTTCAGCCGGTTTGCTATCACTGGTATTTGGGATAACAGCCATATTCTGGCTTACATCAATACTCTTTTTTCTGGTTTCTCTGCTGTTGTTCAGCAAGCTTGAAGGCCGTATGGAAGCCAGGCCTTAGTGAAGGGTATTAACGCGATACGGAAGGAAGAAGGTCAACAATTTATATTTTTGTTGAATTTAATTCAACAAAAATATAAATTGTTGACTATTATCCGATAGAATGATAATATGAATTTGCAGAAAGTTATCGGGTTAAGCAGAAAATTGGATGCAGCAAGGAGGTATGGATCGGGTTAACGGCAGTTGCGGTAGGCAGAAGCTTTTGGCGTATCAGTCTTATTACAAATTTTAGGAAGGGGTTGTATTCATGAAGATCGTTTTGACGGGGAAAAAGGGGATTCCTGCCCAGATAGTTATAGCCTTTATTCTTAGTATTGTAGTCGGCTTGCTGTATCCCGCTTTTTCGAAGTCCATTAAGCCGTTGGGAGATATTTTTATTACACTGATCAGAATGATTATTGTACCGGTAATTTTTTGTACGATTACCACCGGTATTGCCGGTATGGGTGACATGAAGAAACTAAAGCGGGTAGGCACTAAGATGCTGGTGGTTTATGTTGGCATGACTTTTGTGGCCTGTGTTATTGGATTGGGCGTAGGCTATCTGGTCCGTCCGGGAATGGGTGTTACGATGGCGACAACGGAGGCCTTCACCCAGGCGGTTAAAACACCAAGTATCGGCGACTTTTTAATGATGATGATACCCTCAAATTTTGTGGGGGCGCTGGCTAAAGGCGATATTGTGCAGGTTTTGGTACTGGGCATTTTTGTGGGGGTTGCTCTCGTAGGCCTCGGCAACAGGGCTTCGGCGGTTAAAGACTTATTAGAGCAAGGCGCAAGAGTCAGCTTTTACATCATCGACATTATTATGCTGTACTCGCCCATTGGTGTATTTGCACTGATGGCTAATGCGGTGGCAGTTTACGGGGTTTCAGTCTTTGGGGCGATGATGAAATATATTCTTGCCGATTATCTTGCGGCGCTGATTATTGCGGTCCTGGTTTTTATCCTGCCGTTGATGTTGTATGCGCGGATCAATATCTTTAAAGC
Proteins encoded in this window:
- the glmU gene encoding bifunctional UDP-N-acetylglucosamine diphosphorylase/glucosamine-1-phosphate N-acetyltransferase GlmU translates to MSQLLAVILAAGKGTRMKSALPKVLHQVGGKPMVQHVLDAATFAGATKNVVIVGFGAQSVVDALQGQAEFAVQSEQLGTGHAVMQARNELVCFNGTVMVLCGDTPLLTGELLRTLYAEHTQAQAAATVLTAIMPEPAGYGRVIRDTAGQVVKIVEHKDAGPAELAVKEINTGIYCFEAKLLLKALEGLTCNNAQGEYYLTDVIAILNSQGQKVWAVSAADHRETMGINSRVHLAEAEGIIRRRKLETLMENGVTIMDPNSTFIDSQVEIGPDTIIYPFTWIEGCSRIGANSVIGPSSRLADTIVGDDSILHFTYAHDCTVGNHVTVGPYVHLRPHTELKDGVKIGNFVEVKNTLVGESSKIPHLSYIGDTDMGAGVNIGSGTITVNYDGKNKHRTTIEDDAFIGCNTNLVAPVTVGQGAYVAAGSTITKNVPPGSLGVARARQNNIEGWAEKQRR
- a CDS encoding dicarboxylate/amino acid:cation symporter, whose amino-acid sequence is MKIVLTGKKGIPAQIVIAFILSIVVGLLYPAFSKSIKPLGDIFITLIRMIIVPVIFCTITTGIAGMGDMKKLKRVGTKMLVVYVGMTFVACVIGLGVGYLVRPGMGVTMATTEAFTQAVKTPSIGDFLMMMIPSNFVGALAKGDIVQVLVLGIFVGVALVGLGNRASAVKDLLEQGARVSFYIIDIIMLYSPIGVFALMANAVAVYGVSVFGAMMKYILADYLAALIIAVLVFILPLMLYARINIFKAFKDIGAVFVMAASTCSSAATLPLAMETATKKYKLPQWLVDFCLPLGGTVNSTGAAMYKAILIVFAADFYGLTLSIEQMVVTVLISTMLSVAAPGIPGGGIVMSAIMLNLMGLPYEIAGMLAGIYRMIDMAHTPLNVVGDIAGAILIGKSEGIWSNEEYMREEEA
- a CDS encoding GNAT family N-acetyltransferase, encoding MSSYWITRAQPADIAAIARLFTESFLSSVLHHCGGRLPKPQAMEDVFSLVYAAEPEAALIAKDETGRLIGYCFAPVRLKRLWRQAITGGHLIKWAWRWLTGQYGFGLHPVKIIILNKLAFLRSAATPGKAANARILSVAVAADARGRGIASALMVEADAYFRQQQARRVRLEVRPDNHSAIRVYEKLGYYSGGTTYDSQGPWLIMFKDFS
- a CDS encoding MFS transporter, giving the protein MVLDEWKKGLSVLWSVQFIGMSAITGVISFLPLYVAQLGITEASEAAMWSGVLVGSAAFCAAISNPYWGAMADRKGRQLMVERVLFLFALIIFAMAFVSNVYQLLFLRILQGLCGGFVAASTALAVSMIPKEKIAATVGMLQTSLIIGGAMGPMLGGFIADRFGYRQPFIAFGILCIVALGVTHWAITEKHSPVPAVDKPSLKATFASVWSVSDLRLMLLVQFLTQFAIHSIGPILPLFIQTILSTPNNLASISGSIIAIVGVTSAIASASMGFLSKHFSHKQILITASLLGGITFIGQLAAQDIIMLAVLRGINGLCIGAMVPSSNTIIAFLIPESKRGAAFGMTNGVALMGNVIGPVSAGLLSLVFGITAIFWLTSILFFLVSLLLFSKLEGRMEARP
- a CDS encoding ribose-phosphate diphosphokinase — encoded protein: MDKKRLRIFSGNANPVLAQEIAAYLGLTVGDAFVGRFNNGEIQVMIDESVRGTDVFIVQPTNYPVNDNMMELLIMIDAVKRASARNITAVIPYYAYARQDRKTRGREPISAKLMANLLTTAGATRVVTMDLHAGQIQGFFDIPVDNLPGVPTLAEYIMSLNLEDLVVVSPDLGGVSRARQFADRMHAPIAIIEKRRPAPGVAEVMNLIGNVEGKTAVIVDDIVDTAGSLTEGANALTRMGAKTVYACCTHAVLSDPAVERIAKSNITELIVTNTIPMPEAKLHPKIKVLSVAPLLGEAIIRIFGELSVSKLFDN
- the pth gene encoding aminoacyl-tRNA hydrolase, producing MKIVVGLGNPGQEYSATRHNIGFMAVDKLAERWTVTAWRERYNAQVAEYRGEETVLLVKPQTFMNLSGRAIVPLAAFYKVAYEDIIVIYDDLDLPVGRLRLRLKGGSGGHRGIESLLYESGKDDFSRVRIGIGRPPQGWETANYVLGRFSPEEAPVIREALGQTADAVECIIKEGFSKAMNTFNKG
- a CDS encoding radical SAM protein, with amino-acid sequence MLTTLYADKNGEIFDAPGCPAAGRLGETCLALRPEDMIPLPEGAQMMFLPGRDALCMADGAVRKLKGRLAVAAMLPVGYTRTLLPAYTNRPNAPQLPLYGYTAAALVNDEIYVAAHKTADNAKWHPYRYNTPGLKKRVAQVKRDLPNNRLVEHLANCSLVWHCCTAQNLFYRRWEAGIPVSPACNANCLGCISLQPSECCPAPQSRITFAPKPAEIAAIGLYHLTHAPDPIISFGQGCEGEPSLAAEAIADSITRIRSKTARGQININTNAGFTQGIKTIADAGLNSMRVSIISALPATYQAYYQTQYSLDDVKSSIAYAKRQGVYVSLNMLLFPGLNDRREEQAAWLEFLAETGVDMIQLRNLNFDPDAFLAAMPAGGQPGGIRPFLQAITDNLPAVKLGSFTEII
- a CDS encoding MurR/RpiR family transcriptional regulator — its product is MMKLNILQKIQSSTNDLTKAQLQVSEYIQNNLVEASFQTLDQIAASIGTSTTTVMRFAFSLGFSGYSELQKELQNYIRRKLSPESRLEKNLEMANETSLITKCAEKQIDNIKNTQEMLTEEVIQESIRLIKKAKSIYFLGARTSFTIAFFLYQSLAQQLDNCELLPPAGQDIDQILNITTDDLMIVISLPRYANSTIEMVKAIRKLRKPSIITITDGFAAPLVPYSDIILPCEYDSLSYHNSMTAPLYIADLLITELSQTARSKVTKRLADTEELAKLLNYHY
- a CDS encoding polysaccharide deacetylase family protein yields the protein MFDTNVRLISMLGLLTVVVTIGLVLDYFRIIKRPVRLGLSIAVLGIIIGFVLTLNAVMPRNHFYGPVYSEIRTSQKLVALTFDDGPYPPYTGQLLDLLKEKQVPATFFVVGQNVAKHPELLRRIVAEGHQVGNHTYNHVDLLKADRQAIISEIEKTNQVIADVIGYAPHVMRPPHGFRDAVVMDIMAEYKLKVVEWSVASRDWVNPGAEVIAERTLGKIKNGSVVLLHDGDGVAAKLPRSQTIAATRIIIDRLAAEGYRFVTVDEILNMSEE